From one Lycium ferocissimum isolate CSIRO_LF1 chromosome 7, AGI_CSIRO_Lferr_CH_V1, whole genome shotgun sequence genomic stretch:
- the LOC132064425 gene encoding hydrophobic protein RCI2A-like, translating to MGSATFIDILLAILLPPLGVFLRFNCAAEFWICVLLTLFGWLPGIIYAIWVLTQ from the exons atggggTCAGCAACATTCATAGATATTCTTCTGGCTATCCTGTTGCCTCCCCTTGGTGTTTTCCTCCGGTTTAACTGCGCG GCGGAGTTCTGGATCTGTGTTTTGCTGACTCTCTTTGGATGGCTACCTGGTATCATCTATGCCATTTGGGTCCTCACCCAGTGA